In Leishmania braziliensis MHOM/BR/75/M2904 complete genome, chromosome 14, the sequence gcgtgaGTATGTCGGCCACAATCGCCAAGCCGCGAGCCACTGCGTACGGGTACGCCATCTGCACACGCTCACTCACCATGACAGATGCGATGAGGTACAGACTGCGGTAAGTGCACACGGTTAGCGgctcgacggcggcgccgcggtagAACCCGCCCCATCCCTTTCGACGGTAGACCTGGCAAGCTGTTTCCGTGGCTGTGGAGTAGCGATACGCCTCCTCCTGGAGCGGCGAGCCTTGCTccaccttctctgcctcggcGTTCCCACACGTGCCGTccgtcatcgccgctgtctcGCCGCACCCGCAAACATCAGAGGTAGTACAACCAGCTGGAGCGATAATGTCCGCCATGTAGTTGGTCATAATGGTCTTGCGGATGGCGTTGTACGGAGTGGCCACCCACACCGCTGCACTCGTGGCCGCCAGTGACAGCGCCACTACGATAGGGGTGCTCAGCTGATTCGCCACATGGGTTGGAATcagccgctgcaggcacATAAACACCGCATTGGTGGCGAAGGAGTCAACAAAGCCACTCGGCAGCGTCAGCACCGCATCTGCCATGACACCGCGGAGAAAACCTCTAAGGCCCTCTTTGCGCCACAGGCGGCCGTACAGCTGCCAAATACCACGGAAGCCGCCAGGAGGCAGGCGGCCCTGGCGTACCAGTTCTCCCTCGACGGCGGTCAACACCATCACACGGTCAATCGGAGCCGCCACGGATCGCTGAAGAAGATCAAAGACAGCACGGATAAGCATGTCCAGCGCCACATCCGTAGCAGTCAGCTGAAGCTCTTGACCGCTGCCGTACTGCCCATATGTGGTGTCGCGACCTGCGCTACCCGCCTGAGG encodes:
- a CDS encoding ADP/ATP mitochondrial carrier-like protein, which gives rise to MSPHATSPPSVQQQQQPQSPQAGSAGRDTTYGQYGSGQELQLTATDVALDMLIRAVFDLLQRSVAAPIDRVMVLTAVEGELVRQGRLPPGGFRGIWQLYGRLWRKEGLRGFLRGVMADAVLTLPSGFVDSFATNAVFMCLQRLIPTHVANQLSTPIVVALSLAATSAAVWVATPYNAIRKTIMTNYMADIIAPAGCTTSDVCGCGETAAMTDGTCGNAEAEKVEQGSPLQEEAYRYSTATETACQVYRRKGWGGFYRGAAVEPLTVCTYRSLYLIASVMVSERVQMAYPYAVARGLAIVADILTQPLEVVSRRLVLTASDEKDEKRYAGVMDCARTIIREEGVTALWSGLRFRLMVSVASIAIRTLFAMSTDSAGV